A single region of the Mycobacterium lentiflavum genome encodes:
- a CDS encoding DUF6084 family protein: protein MSVEVTYSVLDVAPEPYAVSPVLTARVGVVADGDDPVHAIALRAQVRIEPPRRSYSDEEAAGLIDLFGPRERWASTQHGFLWQHCTAMVPGFAGHTTVQLALDCTYDFEVAASKYLHALRDGAVPLQFLFSGTIFVKSERGFSVQQVPWDREHRYDMPVQAWRALIAQHYPNTGWVRLNHETIAALANYKSVQGMLDLDQAVTSLLDSERTTA from the coding sequence ATGAGCGTCGAGGTGACCTACTCCGTTCTCGACGTCGCGCCCGAACCGTACGCGGTCAGCCCGGTGCTGACCGCCCGCGTCGGCGTCGTGGCCGACGGGGACGACCCGGTGCACGCCATCGCGCTGCGCGCTCAGGTGCGCATCGAGCCGCCGCGCCGGTCGTACTCCGACGAGGAGGCGGCCGGGCTGATCGACTTGTTCGGGCCGCGGGAGCGCTGGGCGAGCACCCAACACGGCTTCCTCTGGCAGCACTGCACCGCGATGGTGCCCGGATTCGCCGGACACACCACGGTGCAGCTTGCACTGGATTGCACCTACGACTTCGAGGTCGCGGCATCGAAGTATCTGCACGCGCTGCGCGACGGCGCAGTGCCGCTGCAATTCCTGTTCAGCGGAACCATATTCGTCAAGTCCGAGCGCGGCTTCTCGGTCCAGCAAGTGCCGTGGGACCGCGAGCACCGCTACGACATGCCGGTGCAAGCGTGGCGGGCGCTGATCGCGCAGCACTATCCCAACACCGGCTGGGTCCGGTTGAATCACGAGACCATCGCCGCACTGGCCAATTACAAGTCGGTACAGGGCATGCTCGACCTCGACCAGGCGGTCACCTCGCTACTGGATTCGGAACGGACGACGGCATGA
- a CDS encoding DUF5947 family protein gives MTTPYDVLARIRSGRATPEPTGECCEMCAESIADEHQHVVNVAGRQLMCVCRACYLLFTDAQAELRYRAVPDRYLAFPNFALDRRAWDALQIPVGVAFFFTNSALLRTVAFYPGPAGACESELDLDAWNAIRAADPRVDLLTPDVEALLVRVPESDESAQPQSYLVPIDACYEFVGRLRMLWRGFDGGQEARRFIEEFFAVIAARASEMLPETPR, from the coding sequence ATGACGACTCCGTATGACGTGCTGGCCCGTATCAGGAGCGGCCGCGCAACTCCCGAGCCGACCGGTGAGTGCTGCGAAATGTGCGCGGAGAGCATCGCCGACGAGCATCAGCACGTCGTGAATGTCGCGGGCCGGCAACTGATGTGTGTGTGCCGCGCCTGCTATCTGCTGTTCACCGACGCGCAAGCCGAACTGCGCTACCGCGCGGTGCCGGATAGGTACCTCGCATTCCCGAATTTCGCGTTGGACCGTCGCGCCTGGGACGCACTTCAGATTCCCGTCGGCGTCGCGTTCTTCTTCACCAACTCCGCGCTGTTGCGCACGGTGGCGTTCTATCCCGGCCCCGCCGGGGCCTGCGAGTCCGAACTCGACCTCGACGCCTGGAACGCCATCCGCGCGGCCGATCCGCGAGTGGACCTGCTCACCCCCGACGTGGAGGCACTGCTGGTCCGGGTTCCGGAGAGCGACGAATCCGCGCAGCCGCAAAGCTATCTCGTCCCGATCGACGCCTGTTACGAATTCGTCGGCCGGCTGCGCATGCTATGGCGCGGTTTCGACGGCGGCCAGGAGGCACGGCGGTTCATCGAGGAGTTCTTCGCGGTGATCGCGGCCCGCGCTTCGGAAATGCTCCCGGAGACGCCGCGATGA